From a single Mobula birostris isolate sMobBir1 chromosome 32, sMobBir1.hap1, whole genome shotgun sequence genomic region:
- the fdx2 gene encoding ferredoxin-2, mitochondrial: protein MAAAIGVRRCFGRAMRAARWCVSRRPESRFCLAQHQAFHLRPCEFDGKADHTDVSQCEDSNQKPENSAAVVNVTFIDRSGQRIPVRGKVGDNILYLAQNHGIDLEGACEASLACSTCHVYVDEEHFDKLPEPVEREEDMLDMAPVLQLNSRLGCQIILTEELDGMELTLPKITRNFYVDGHVPKPH from the exons ATGGCGGCGGCCATCGGGGTTCGGCGATGCTTCGGAAGGGCCATGAGGGCCGCCCGTTGGTGCGTGTCCCGGCGGCCGGAGTCGCGGTTCTGCTTGGCTCAGCACCAAGCCTTCCACCTCCGGCCGTGTGAGTTCGACGGAAAGGCGGACCATACAG ATGTCTCTCAGTGTGAGGATTCAAATCAGAAACCTGAGAATTCTGCCGCTGT AGTAAATGTAACTTTCATCGACCGATCGGGGCAGAGAATACCTGTGAGGGGGAAAGTAGGAGACAATATTCTCTACTTAGCGCAAAATCATGGGATTGATCTGGAAG GTGCTTGTGAAGCTTCATTGGCATGTTCTACTTGCCACGTCTATGTAGATGAAGAGCATTTCGATAAACTCCCTGAACCAGttgaaag GGAGGAAGACATGCTGGACATGGCACCTGTCCTACAGCTCAACTCCCGGCTGGGATGTCAGATCATCCTCACTGAAGAACTGGATGGCATGGAGTTAACGCTGCCTAAAATCACCAGGAACTTCTACGTGGATGGGCATGTGCCAAAACCCCACTGA
- the LOC140191016 gene encoding F-box/LRR-repeat protein 12-like has product MLSSTLCLRLKMAAVLFENATLNSLPENVLVEILSYLSTRDLLRISRVCKRWRRLAYDKGLWKDVNLTPYKVNSRILWHLVRHYLGGTLRTLRIKGVLHSVKKNESLTEALLLEIGKRCPNLTELRLIEMNLRGINYECLPPSLLSLELTHCEIPLHWFRAAAAANGTRVPPRIKNLEVDNVPNFSDQHLQNLASRTALKVLILSGTYRVTDSGIEKSAECLSEVVHLKLHGCNISDESLRHIARHLTQLRTLDLTNFCSMTDAGLACLGDLRSLQSLCFEYCDQITVEKLLAVCTGLPSLAKLNLNGNPYSEGDLQRIRQSLPNCTVTNDFPAIDSVPKF; this is encoded by the exons ATGTTGTCGTCCACTTTGTGTCTCCGGCTGAAAATGGCTGCGGTGTTATTCGAAAATGCGACGCTGAACTCGCTGCCCGAGAACGTGCTAGTGGAGATCCTGTCCTACTTGTCCACCCGGGACCTGCTCCGCATCAGCAG AGTTTGCAAAAGATGGAGAAGATTAGCTTATGACAAAGGACTCTGGAAAGATGTTAATTTAACCCCATACAAG GTAAACTCAAGGATACTCTGGCACCTGGTCAGACATTACCTGGGTGGAACTCTGAGGACCCTGAGAATCAAAGGTGTCCTCCACTCTGTCAAGAAGAATGAGTCACTAACTGAAGCCTTGCTGTTGGAGATCGGAAAACGCTGTCCCAACCTGACTGAGCTGCGGCTGATTGAAATGAACCTGCGGGGCATTAATTATGAATGCCTGCCCCCTTCGCTGCTCAGCCTGGAGCTGACACATTGCGAGATTCCCTTGCACTGGTTCAGGGCTGCGGCTGCTGCCAATGGGACCCGTGTGCCGCCTCGCATCAAGAACCTGGAAGTGGACAATGTCCCCAACTTCTCAgaccagcacctgcagaaccttGCGTCCCGTACAGCACTGAAGGTACTGATCCTGTCGGGCACGTACAGAGTCACTGACTCGGGCATCGAGAAGTCAGCTGAGTGCCTGTCTGAGGTAGTCCACCTCAAGCTTCACGGCTGCAACATCTCCGACGAGTCACTGCGCCACATCGCTCGGCATCTGACACAGCTCCGCACTTTGGACCTCACGAACTTCTGTTCTATGACCGACGCGGGCCTGGCCTGTCTCGGTGACCTGCGCTCACTGCAGTCCCTCTGCTTCGAGTACTGTGACCAGATCACTGTTGAGAAGCTCTTGGCCGTCTGCACCGGCCTTCCATCCCTGGCAAAACTCAACCTGAATGGGAATCCCTACTCCGAGGGGGACCTGCAGAGAATCCGACAGAGCTTGCCGAACTGCACCGTTACCAACGATTTCCCTGCCATAGATTCTGTGCCTAAGTTTTAA